The Micromonospora krabiensis genome window below encodes:
- a CDS encoding IS110 family RNA-guided transposase → MAVAVGVDVAKEFHWAALVHSETGRVLASRKVDNDPSAIQVLIDDIRAVQAEYGPATVAIDVLGGIAGLLQVMLVDAGLRLVHVSGLAVNRARRATRGGEHKSDPRDAKVIADQIRLRADELRPVEPATEAGSELRLLVGRRRELVVDQTRRIGRLRDLLASIHPGLERVVDPTHKVDTALLARYVTPTEIRRAGRRRISEYLRTTGRHHSTVIDALVDKALTAAGAQHVTVPGEAVAADIVRDLAREVLACRDKLADLDKRIHDALDRHPDAALIQSLPGMGATLTAEFLAVAGGITRFPTGDQLASAAGLAPVLQQSGKVHYLRRATSGDKTLKRVFYQSAFCALQRDPASRAFYDRKRAEGKRHHQALIALARRRINVLHAILRTRQPYRLTHALTA, encoded by the coding sequence ATGGCGGTCGCGGTTGGTGTGGACGTGGCCAAGGAGTTCCACTGGGCTGCGCTCGTGCACAGCGAGACGGGGCGGGTCCTGGCCAGCCGGAAAGTCGACAACGATCCGTCGGCGATCCAGGTGCTCATCGACGACATCCGAGCCGTGCAGGCCGAGTATGGGCCGGCCACGGTCGCCATCGACGTGCTCGGTGGCATCGCCGGCCTGCTGCAGGTCATGCTGGTCGACGCTGGCCTGCGCCTGGTGCATGTCTCCGGTCTTGCGGTCAACCGGGCTCGCCGTGCCACCCGCGGGGGTGAGCACAAGTCGGATCCGCGCGATGCCAAGGTCATCGCCGATCAGATCCGGCTGCGCGCAGACGAACTGCGTCCCGTCGAACCGGCCACCGAAGCCGGCAGCGAGCTGCGGCTGCTGGTGGGCCGCCGCCGGGAACTGGTGGTCGACCAGACCCGCCGCATCGGCCGGCTGCGGGATCTGCTCGCCTCGATCCATCCCGGTCTGGAGCGCGTCGTCGACCCCACCCACAAAGTCGACACGGCCCTGCTGGCCCGCTACGTCACGCCGACCGAGATCCGCCGAGCCGGCCGACGCCGCATCAGCGAGTACCTGCGCACCACCGGCCGGCACCACAGCACCGTGATCGACGCCCTGGTCGACAAGGCACTGACCGCCGCCGGCGCCCAACACGTCACCGTGCCCGGCGAAGCCGTCGCCGCGGACATCGTCCGCGACCTCGCCCGCGAGGTACTCGCCTGCCGGGACAAACTCGCCGACCTGGACAAGCGCATCCACGACGCTCTCGACCGCCACCCTGACGCGGCCCTCATCCAGTCCCTGCCCGGGATGGGGGCCACCCTCACCGCCGAATTCCTCGCCGTGGCAGGCGGCATCACCCGATTCCCCACCGGCGACCAACTCGCCAGCGCCGCCGGCCTCGCACCAGTCCTGCAGCAATCCGGCAAGGTCCACTACCTGCGCCGCGCTACCAGCGGCGACAAAACCCTCAAACGGGTCTTCTACCAATCGGCGTTCTGCGCCCTGCAACGCGACCCGGCCAGCCGCGCCTTCTACGACCGCAAACGCGCCGAAGGCAAACGACACCACCAAGCCCTCATCGCCCTGGCCCGCCGACGCATCAACGTCCTGCACGCCATCCTGCGCACCCGACAGCCCTACCGACTCACTCACGCTCTCACGGCTTGA
- a CDS encoding ATP-binding cassette domain-containing protein, which produces MTADLVIEAEGLVKTFGKTKALRGVDLAVPRGTVLGVLGPNGAGKTTAVRILSTLLRPDGGSARVGGFDVVRDAERVRQAIGLTGQYASVDEDLTGRQNLELFGVLLELGRAGSRRRAAELLDWFDLTAAADRPAKTYSGGMRRRLDLAASLVGAPDVIFLDEPTTGLDPAKREDMWNVVRSLVGNGSTVLLTTQYLEEADALADAITVIDHGRVIAHDTPDGLKRVVGGQTLEVRPADLAQLPRIAAILTEVGSGARADEIRKGVLAVPVADDAALTESVARFAAAGIAVTELSLHLPSLDEVFFTLTGRTASDDETSNRKEVAA; this is translated from the coding sequence ATGACAGCAGACCTGGTGATCGAGGCCGAGGGCCTCGTCAAGACCTTCGGGAAGACGAAGGCGCTGCGGGGGGTCGACCTCGCGGTGCCCCGGGGGACGGTGCTCGGCGTGTTGGGGCCCAACGGGGCCGGCAAGACGACCGCCGTCCGGATCCTCTCCACGCTCCTGCGACCGGACGGTGGCAGCGCCCGGGTCGGCGGCTTCGACGTCGTCCGTGACGCCGAGCGCGTCCGGCAGGCCATCGGGCTCACCGGCCAGTACGCCTCCGTCGACGAGGACCTGACCGGCCGGCAGAACCTGGAGCTGTTCGGCGTGCTGTTGGAGCTGGGGCGCGCCGGTTCTCGGCGGCGCGCCGCCGAGCTGCTCGACTGGTTCGACCTGACGGCCGCCGCCGACCGGCCGGCGAAGACCTACTCCGGCGGCATGCGGCGACGGCTGGACCTGGCCGCCAGCCTCGTCGGCGCACCCGACGTGATCTTCCTGGACGAGCCGACGACCGGGCTCGACCCGGCCAAGCGCGAGGACATGTGGAACGTCGTCCGGTCGCTGGTCGGGAACGGGTCGACGGTGCTGCTCACCACCCAGTACCTGGAGGAGGCCGACGCGCTCGCCGACGCGATCACGGTGATCGACCACGGCCGGGTCATCGCGCACGACACGCCCGACGGGCTCAAGCGGGTCGTCGGCGGGCAGACCCTCGAGGTCCGCCCCGCCGACCTCGCACAGCTGCCCCGCATCGCGGCGATCCTGACCGAGGTCGGCTCCGGCGCCCGGGCCGACGAGATCCGCAAGGGCGTGCTCGCCGTGCCCGTCGCCGACGACGCAGCGCTGACCGAGAGCGTGGCGCGGTTCGCCGCCGCCGGCATCGCGGTCACCGAACTGTCCCTGCACCTGCCGAGCCTCGACGAGGTGTTCTTCACCCTCACCGGGCGTACGGCGTCCGACGACGAGACCAGCAACCGCAAGGAGGTGGCAGCCTAA
- a CDS encoding helix-turn-helix transcriptional regulator, translated as MPKTSARLLSLLSLLQARRDWPGALLAQRLAVSPRTVRRDVDRLRELGYPIVAVKGPDGGYRLDAGTRLPPLLFDDEQAVALAVALQVAATTGAGIEEAAARALHTVRQVMPARLRHRIDTFQVTAVERSATAPRVDSRVLLALSAAVHAQEELRFDYPAPSPVPDDGAVPVRRVQPHHLVTWGGRWYLVAWDLDREDWRTFRADRISPRTPTGPRFLPRELPGGTVAAFVANRFRGTDDSGDWPCRGEVILDLPAATVAGYGGVVEELGPNRCRVVLGSWSWAGLAAAVGRFDADIEVVGPAELRDAFARLAHRYAAAAEPAPAPPPSP; from the coding sequence GTGCCGAAGACGTCCGCGCGACTGCTGTCGTTGCTCTCGTTGCTCCAGGCCCGACGGGACTGGCCGGGCGCCCTGTTGGCGCAGCGGTTGGCGGTCAGCCCGCGCACCGTGCGCCGGGACGTCGACCGGCTGCGCGAGCTGGGCTATCCCATCGTGGCCGTCAAGGGGCCCGACGGCGGCTACCGGCTCGACGCCGGGACCCGACTGCCGCCCCTGCTCTTCGATGACGAGCAGGCCGTCGCTCTCGCGGTGGCGCTCCAGGTCGCCGCCACCACGGGCGCCGGCATCGAGGAGGCCGCCGCACGGGCCCTGCACACCGTCCGGCAGGTGATGCCGGCGCGGCTGCGGCACCGGATCGACACCTTCCAGGTCACCGCCGTCGAGCGGTCCGCCACGGCCCCCCGGGTCGACAGCCGCGTGCTCCTGGCGCTCAGCGCCGCCGTCCACGCCCAGGAGGAGCTGCGCTTCGACTACCCGGCGCCCTCGCCCGTCCCGGACGACGGAGCCGTCCCGGTCCGCCGCGTACAGCCACATCACCTCGTCACCTGGGGCGGACGCTGGTACCTCGTCGCCTGGGACCTCGACCGGGAGGACTGGCGGACCTTCCGCGCCGACCGGATCTCCCCGCGTACCCCGACCGGGCCTCGTTTCCTCCCCCGCGAGCTGCCCGGCGGCACGGTCGCCGCGTTCGTGGCCAACCGGTTCCGGGGCACCGACGACTCCGGGGACTGGCCCTGCCGCGGGGAGGTGATCCTCGACCTGCCCGCCGCCACGGTGGCCGGCTACGGCGGCGTCGTCGAGGAGCTCGGTCCGAACCGCTGCCGGGTCGTCCTGGGCTCGTGGTCCTGGGCCGGGCTGGCCGCCGCCGTCGGCCGGTTCGACGCCGACATCGAGGTTGTCGGTCCGGCCGAACTCAGGGACGCCTTCGCCCGCCTGGCCCACCGCTACGCCGCCGCGGCCGAGCCGGCCCCCGCACCGCCGCCGTCGCCCTGA
- a CDS encoding DinB family protein gives MPVTVTDPKDTNAMTTTTTSPVIPDVERRDLLAALATARAGLTRTVQGLSDEQIGERPTVSALCPGGVIKHVAAMEESWLRFVLDGPSAMNFDLPDGVTWDDLMAGTAREVPQWLVEHQNDFAVLPGETLAGILARYERVAARTEEIVAALPDLSATHPMPEAPWSEPGGEWSVRAVLMHVLAETAQHAGHADILRESLDGQRSS, from the coding sequence GTGCCAGTCACCGTCACCGACCCGAAGGACACGAACGCCATGACCACGACCACCACGTCCCCCGTCATCCCCGACGTCGAGCGGCGGGACCTGCTCGCCGCGCTCGCGACGGCGCGGGCCGGCCTCACCAGGACCGTTCAGGGACTCTCCGACGAGCAGATCGGTGAGCGTCCGACGGTCAGCGCGCTGTGCCCGGGCGGAGTGATCAAGCACGTCGCGGCCATGGAGGAGTCGTGGCTGCGCTTCGTGCTCGACGGGCCGTCGGCCATGAACTTCGACCTGCCCGACGGCGTCACCTGGGACGACCTCATGGCCGGCACGGCCCGGGAGGTCCCACAGTGGTTGGTCGAGCACCAGAACGACTTCGCGGTGCTGCCCGGCGAGACTCTGGCCGGGATCCTCGCCCGCTACGAGCGGGTCGCCGCCCGCACCGAGGAGATCGTCGCCGCCCTTCCCGACCTGTCGGCGACGCACCCGATGCCCGAGGCGCCCTGGAGCGAGCCGGGTGGGGAGTGGAGCGTACGCGCCGTGCTGATGCACGTCCTCGCCGAGACCGCCCAGCACGCCGGGCACGCCGACATCCTGCGCGAGTCGCTCGACGGACAGCGGTCGTCCTGA
- a CDS encoding winged helix DNA-binding domain-containing protein: MRVLDTRALNRATLARQLLLDRADLSARDAVAHLCGLQAQEPQEPFVGLWSRLRAFDPAALSDLLTGREVVRIHLMRRTVHLVTAADALAWRSRHDGMLRQRVLGTYRAELTGVDLDELAAAGRAVLADGEPRSMPELARAVAHRWPEVGPRPLGEMLLAALIPVVQLPPRGLWRTSAGVRNALLETWLGRAVDPPAPDGSDPVGAALVRRYLAAFGPAAAADLRAWSGLAGLPAAVAAVRGELVAFRDQRGRELLDLPDAPRPDPDTPAPVRFLPAFDNALLGYHDRTRIVDDAHRGLSVAGERVVLVDGRVAATWKVADGGVLVTPLRRLAPTDHDAVADEGRALAAFLTDGDSDRVRIAPPAD, translated from the coding sequence ATGCGTGTCCTCGACACCCGGGCGCTCAACCGCGCGACGCTCGCCCGTCAGCTGCTGCTCGACCGGGCCGACCTGTCGGCCCGCGACGCCGTCGCCCACCTGTGCGGCCTGCAGGCGCAGGAACCGCAGGAGCCGTTCGTCGGGCTGTGGTCCCGGCTGCGCGCGTTCGACCCGGCCGCGCTCTCCGACCTGCTGACCGGCCGGGAGGTGGTGCGGATCCACCTCATGCGTCGCACGGTCCACCTCGTGACCGCCGCCGACGCCCTGGCCTGGCGCTCCCGCCACGACGGCATGCTGCGCCAACGCGTGCTGGGGACGTACCGGGCGGAGCTCACCGGTGTGGACCTCGACGAGCTGGCGGCGGCGGGCCGGGCGGTGCTGGCCGACGGTGAGCCGCGCTCGATGCCGGAGCTGGCCCGGGCCGTCGCGCACCGGTGGCCGGAGGTCGGGCCACGGCCGCTGGGGGAGATGCTGCTCGCCGCGCTGATCCCGGTGGTGCAACTGCCACCACGGGGGCTGTGGCGCACGTCGGCGGGCGTACGCAACGCGCTGCTCGAGACCTGGCTGGGGCGCGCGGTCGACCCGCCGGCGCCGGACGGCTCCGACCCGGTGGGCGCGGCCCTCGTCCGGCGCTATCTGGCCGCGTTCGGGCCCGCCGCGGCCGCCGACCTGCGGGCCTGGAGCGGCCTTGCCGGGCTCCCGGCGGCGGTGGCCGCGGTCCGGGGCGAGTTGGTCGCCTTCCGTGACCAAAGGGGCCGGGAACTGCTCGACCTGCCCGACGCGCCCCGCCCCGACCCGGACACGCCCGCGCCGGTGCGGTTCCTGCCGGCGTTCGACAACGCGCTGCTCGGCTACCACGACCGCACCCGCATCGTCGACGACGCCCACCGCGGCCTGTCGGTAGCCGGTGAGCGGGTGGTGCTCGTCGACGGTCGGGTCGCGGCGACCTGGAAGGTGGCCGACGGCGGCGTGCTCGTCACCCCGCTGCGTCGCCTCGCCCCGACCGACCACGACGCGGTGGCCGACGAGGGGCGAGCGCTGGCGGCGTTCCTCACCGACGGCGACAGCGACCGGGTGCGGATCGCCCCGCCCGCCGACTGA
- a CDS encoding S8 family peptidase, which produces MTALAAAGLTVSPAEARETAPSARGAARSTAATATAAPGTYTLITGDRVSLDADGHLRIERGPGRAGQRFVSSREDGHRYVVPVDALPLLRAGRLDRRLFDLTVLGEFGYDDRTAELPLLVAYPENSPASARAAVTDGAARVRADLPAADALAVRAGVADRVALWSSLTRGASSSRTLAAGITRVWLDGKRRVTLDRSVPQIGAPAAWQAGFDGTGVTVGVLDTGIDATHPDFAGRLAAVRDFTGGGDPSDAVGHGTHVASTIVGSGAASGGRYRGVAPGATLVVGKVCATNDCQDSDIIAGMQWAAPQARVVNVSLGGTDTPDLDPLETAVQDLSERYGTLFVVAAGNEGKPKSVMSPASADDALAVAAVDADDQRAYFSARGPRVGDNHIKPEISAPGVDIVAAAPGGGYVPMSGTSMATPHVAGSAAILAGQHPDWSGAQLKAALMDSARPAGDDSLYEQGAGRLDIGRAVAQPVAADVAAIDFPVQRWPHADDTPVSRVVGYRNTGTTPVTLTLAVAPVPAGMVTVSPTTLVVPAGGRAEATVTVDTRVDAPDGVYQGAVTATGAGDLRVRTPFALNREIESYDVRLDHTGRDGRPATDYRSVAANLATGEFTTLDGQPGGGTLRLPRGRYALYGTIHDGTASTLLVQPVLDVRGPVTEALDARTARPVSLTVPQRDAAPLGINVSANWNDGLRYPGVQLDGPSFADVLFGRVGPAVPAPEFSATLGVGLARPGRDGTFRNSPYTYDLAYVRQGDMFTGLTRKLSAKNLATVTATYRKQSTAASAVRSHRAAAPGGPGPIGSQTPIDLPFKGTEYYNTDGGIEWTSTFVEGDNLTTQESTFQAGKTYSRTWNATPFGPTVLAAPTWSPLGYAGRDGDTISVAAPPLFADAAGRPGNRDDLPVKLRLSRDGREVATADGPYADFAVPAGRATYRLEATVTRGAPDTLSTSVSVAWTFTSAHTSKPEPLPLTTARATPVLDDTNTARVGRTLPVPVSLDRQAGSAAAPNRTLHVAASFDDGRTWVAVPVVRGVAHVTHPRRPGFVSLRLTATDTAGAAVTQTIQRAYRIA; this is translated from the coding sequence GTGACCGCGCTGGCGGCGGCGGGCCTGACGGTCTCCCCCGCCGAGGCGCGGGAGACCGCGCCCTCCGCGCGCGGGGCAGCGCGGTCCACGGCAGCCACGGCAACCGCCGCGCCCGGGACCTACACGTTGATCACCGGTGACCGGGTGTCCCTGGACGCGGACGGCCACCTGCGGATCGAGCGGGGGCCGGGGCGGGCCGGCCAGCGGTTCGTCAGCAGCCGGGAGGACGGCCACCGGTACGTCGTCCCGGTCGACGCGCTGCCGTTGCTGCGCGCCGGCCGGCTCGACCGCCGGCTGTTCGACCTGACCGTGCTCGGTGAGTTCGGCTACGACGACCGGACAGCGGAACTGCCGCTGCTGGTCGCGTACCCGGAGAACAGCCCGGCGTCGGCGCGGGCCGCCGTCACCGACGGCGCCGCGCGGGTCCGGGCCGACCTGCCCGCCGCCGACGCCCTCGCCGTGCGGGCGGGCGTGGCGGACCGGGTCGCGCTCTGGTCGTCCCTGACCCGGGGCGCGTCCTCGTCGCGCACCCTCGCCGCCGGGATCACCCGCGTCTGGCTGGACGGCAAGCGTCGCGTGACCCTGGACCGCAGCGTGCCGCAGATCGGCGCCCCGGCGGCCTGGCAGGCCGGCTTCGACGGCACCGGCGTCACCGTGGGCGTGCTGGACACCGGCATCGACGCCACCCACCCCGACTTCGCCGGCCGTCTCGCCGCGGTGCGGGACTTCACCGGCGGCGGGGACCCCTCCGACGCGGTCGGCCACGGCACCCACGTGGCGTCGACCATCGTCGGCAGCGGCGCCGCCTCCGGTGGCCGGTACCGGGGCGTCGCACCGGGCGCGACGCTGGTCGTCGGGAAGGTGTGCGCCACGAACGACTGCCAGGACTCGGACATCATCGCCGGCATGCAGTGGGCCGCGCCGCAGGCCCGGGTGGTCAACGTGAGCCTCGGCGGCACCGACACCCCGGACCTCGACCCGCTGGAGACGGCGGTCCAGGACCTCAGCGAGCGGTACGGCACGCTCTTCGTGGTCGCCGCGGGCAATGAGGGCAAGCCCAAGTCGGTCATGTCGCCGGCCTCCGCGGACGACGCCCTCGCCGTCGCCGCCGTCGACGCCGACGACCAGCGGGCGTACTTCTCCGCCCGCGGCCCGCGCGTCGGCGACAACCACATCAAGCCCGAGATCAGCGCGCCGGGCGTCGACATCGTGGCCGCCGCCCCCGGCGGGGGTTACGTGCCGATGTCGGGTACGTCGATGGCCACCCCGCACGTGGCGGGCTCGGCCGCGATCCTCGCCGGGCAGCACCCGGACTGGTCCGGCGCGCAGCTCAAGGCGGCGCTCATGGACTCGGCCAGGCCGGCCGGCGACGACAGCCTCTACGAGCAGGGCGCGGGTCGGCTGGACATCGGCCGGGCGGTCGCCCAGCCGGTCGCCGCCGACGTCGCGGCGATCGACTTCCCGGTGCAGCGCTGGCCGCACGCCGACGACACCCCGGTCAGCCGCGTCGTCGGCTACCGCAACACCGGCACCACGCCGGTGACCCTGACGCTCGCGGTCGCCCCGGTCCCGGCCGGCATGGTCACCGTCAGCCCGACCACCCTGGTCGTGCCCGCGGGCGGCCGCGCCGAGGCGACCGTCACCGTGGACACCCGGGTGGACGCCCCGGACGGCGTCTACCAGGGTGCGGTCACCGCGACCGGCGCCGGCGACCTGCGGGTGCGGACGCCGTTCGCGCTCAACCGGGAGATCGAGAGCTACGACGTCCGGCTGGACCACACCGGACGCGACGGTCGACCGGCCACCGACTACCGCAGCGTCGCGGCGAACCTGGCGACCGGGGAGTTCACCACCCTGGACGGGCAGCCGGGCGGCGGAACCCTGCGGCTGCCCAGGGGCCGGTACGCGCTCTACGGCACCATCCACGACGGCACCGCCTCGACCCTGCTCGTGCAGCCGGTCCTCGACGTTCGCGGGCCGGTCACCGAGGCGCTCGACGCCCGCACGGCGCGGCCGGTCTCGCTGACCGTGCCGCAGCGCGACGCCGCCCCGCTGGGGATCAACGTGAGCGCCAACTGGAACGACGGCCTGCGCTACCCAGGTGTCCAGCTCGACGGGCCGTCCTTCGCGGACGTCCTCTTCGGCCGGGTCGGGCCGGCCGTCCCGGCCCCGGAGTTCAGCGCCACGCTGGGCGTCGGGCTCGCCCGCCCCGGTCGGGACGGCACCTTCCGGAACAGCCCCTACACGTACGACCTGGCGTACGTCCGCCAGGGCGACATGTTCACCGGCCTGACCCGCAAGCTCTCGGCGAAGAACCTGGCCACCGTCACGGCGACCTACCGGAAGCAGTCCACCGCCGCGAGCGCGGTGCGGTCCCACCGTGCCGCCGCCCCCGGCGGACCCGGCCCGATCGGCTCGCAGACGCCGATCGACCTGCCGTTCAAGGGCACCGAGTACTACAACACCGACGGCGGCATCGAGTGGACGTCCACCTTCGTGGAGGGCGACAACCTGACCACGCAGGAATCCACCTTCCAGGCCGGGAAGACGTACTCGCGGACGTGGAACGCGACGCCCTTCGGGCCGACGGTGCTCGCGGCCCCGACGTGGTCGCCGCTGGGTTACGCCGGCCGGGACGGCGACACCATCTCCGTCGCCGCGCCTCCCCTGTTCGCCGACGCGGCGGGACGCCCGGGCAACCGTGACGACCTGCCGGTCAAGCTGCGGCTGTCCCGCGACGGCCGGGAGGTCGCGACCGCCGACGGCCCGTACGCGGACTTCGCGGTGCCCGCCGGCCGCGCCACCTACCGGCTGGAGGCGACCGTGACCCGTGGCGCGCCGGACACCCTGTCCACGTCCGTCTCGGTGGCCTGGACCTTCACCTCGGCGCACACGTCGAAGCCGGAACCGCTGCCCCTGACGACGGCCCGGGCGACACCCGTGCTCGACGACACCAACACGGCGCGGGTGGGCCGGACGCTGCCCGTCCCGGTGTCGCTGGACCGCCAGGCGGGCTCGGCCGCGGCACCCAACCGCACCCTGCACGTCGCGGCGTCGTTCGACGACGGCCGGACGTGGGTGGCGGTTCCGGTGGTACGCGGGGTCGCCCACGTCACCCACCCGCGGCGGCCCGGCTTCGTGTCGCTGCGGTTGACGGCCACCGACACGGCCGGCGCCGCGGTGACGCAGACGATCCAGCGGGCCTACCGGATCGCGTGA